The window CGCCATTGATCAGACCGTGGAGAGCTTCCTCAGTGACGCCCTGCAAATCAGCCCGCACGCAGTCGCCGTTCAACTGAGAGCCGAAGAGCTAGGCTATTTGTGAGCCCGTTCGGGGCCTAAATTAGCGCCAAAATGTGAGTACCTAATAAAGAGAGAACTGGAAGAATCGCGTATGAGGGTTGCTGATAAAGCTACAGGAACCGCGGCGATGCAAGCCTTTACGCTCGCCGAGACGGTCATTGCGATGATGGTCCTGGGCCTGGTCTGCGCAGGGCTTTATGGGGGCATTTCACTCTCTTTTCAGAACGTGCAGTTGACTCGCGAGGATTTGCGGGCCACGCAGGTTCTGGTGCAGACGATGGAGGTGCTCCGGCTTTGTACCTGGTCGCAAAGCGACCCCAATACGGGTATTCTGCCCACTTCCTTCACAGTCCCGTATGACAACTCGGGTTCGACGAGCCTGGTTTACCAGGTAAACGTCACAATTGCCAACGCGCCGAACATCACTGAGGTTTATTCCAATGACTTAAGGTTGGTCACAATCCAGGCATCCTGGACCGATAACAGCATCCCGCGCACCCGGTCGATGAGCACGTACGTTGCAAAGGAAGGACTCCTCTGGTATGTCCCATATTAAGACTCAAGCCGGCTTTACGCTCGTCGAGATGATGGTGGCCGTTGGACTCGGCTCGCTAGTGATCCTGGCAGCGGTGGTCTTTTCGCTCTATGCCAGCCGCTCGTATGTTGCCATGACCAACTACGCGGACCTGGATGAGAAGGGCCAACTCGCTCTCGATGAGTTCACCCAACAGATTCGCCAGGTGCTTGGGGTCACCTCCTGCACCACCAACAATGGCGTCATCAATAGCCTGACCTTCAACGATTATGACGGCAACCCATTGACCTTTACCTACAATCCGTCAAGTAAAGAACTCTACCGGATTAAATCGGGTGTAACCAATGTTCTGCTGACCGGGTGCGATTCGCTCCAGTTCAACATCTATCAGCGGACGCCGCAACCGTACACGTTCGATGCCATCACCACCTCGGTGGTGACCAACTGCAAACTGGTCGAGGTGACCTGGAGCTGCTCGAGGAACGTTTTGCAAGGAGACAAGGCCAACACCCAAAGCGTGCAGTCTTCCAAGGTCGCTATCCGCTCAAACTAAAATAACTAAAATCTATGATTACAGAGCCATCCCAAAAGGAGTCCGGCAGCACATTGGTTCTAGCGTTGATCATTGTCGGCATCTCGTTCGTGGTTGTAGGCAGTTACGTGGGGCTAGCCCTGAATCGGAACAAAGTGGCCATGCACTCGATGGCGTGGAACCAGGCAATGGCCGTCGCCGAGGCTGGAGTCGAGGAGGGTTTGGCCCAAATCCAATACAGCATTACGCCGACAAATGGCTGGAGCGGAGCAGGCGGGGTCTATTCGCTCGCCAGGAACAGCCCATTCGGCGGAACCAACAGCCATTTCGCAGTCAACTTTACCTCGGCCGATCCCCCCGTGATCACTTCGACAGGGTACGTGCGGGCGCCGTTGCTCAGCGGCTACATCAAACGCGTCGTGCGGGTCACGACGGTGAAGGGCACCAATCAGTTCCCCTATGGCATCCGCGCAAAGGGCACTATCACCATCAGCGGCAGCTCGATATTGGATAGTTTCGACTCTTCGGATACGAACTACAGTATTAATGGCATGTACACTCCCCTCCGCCATAAGGACAACATCTACGTCGCCAGCCAGTCGGGCGCCTCGAAAGCGGTGCAGGTGGGCACGGGCAAAATATTTGGGTATGTTGAGACAAGCGCCGGGACGGTGACCGTCGGCTCGAGCGGGGTGGTCGGCGACAACAATTACGCCAGCAATTCGTTGAATGCGGGGACAATCCAAATGTCCCCCGTCTATCACGCTCTGACGAATTACAACAAGGACGTCGTGGATGTGAGTTTGCCATCGGGTATCCTGACCAATGCGCTATCCCCGCCGCTGCCCGGAACCCACTGGGTCAATGGCACCAATTATACCTATGCCCTCGGCAACGGCACCTATAACAATCTCGCCAGCCTCACCATCCCCGGCGGCGGGAGCATGGTCGT is drawn from Verrucomicrobiia bacterium and contains these coding sequences:
- a CDS encoding prepilin-type N-terminal cleavage/methylation domain-containing protein, whose translation is MSHIKTQAGFTLVEMMVAVGLGSLVILAAVVFSLYASRSYVAMTNYADLDEKGQLALDEFTQQIRQVLGVTSCTTNNGVINSLTFNDYDGNPLTFTYNPSSKELYRIKSGVTNVLLTGCDSLQFNIYQRTPQPYTFDAITTSVVTNCKLVEVTWSCSRNVLQGDKANTQSVQSSKVAIRSN